One genomic segment of Pseudomonas fortuita includes these proteins:
- a CDS encoding DeoR/GlpR family DNA-binding transcription regulator, with amino-acid sequence MSKRNTPQRRHNILALLSEQGEVSVDALAKRFETSEVTIRKDLAALETNGLLLRRYGGAVPVPQELLGEPAQPVSSYKKAIARAAVGRIREHARIIIDSGSTTAAMIPELGRQPGLVVMTNSLNVARAICDLEHEPVLLMTGGTWDPHSESFQGQVAEQVLRSYDFDQLFIGADGIDLGRGTTTFNELLGLSRVMAEVAREVIVMVESDKVGRKIPNLELPWSSVHTLITDERLPAAAREHIQARGINLICAAISQEK; translated from the coding sequence ATGTCGAAACGAAATACACCCCAGCGGCGGCACAATATCCTGGCTTTGCTCAGCGAACAGGGTGAGGTGAGCGTGGACGCCTTGGCCAAGCGTTTCGAAACTTCGGAAGTGACCATTCGCAAAGACCTCGCTGCCCTCGAAACCAATGGCCTGTTGCTGCGGCGCTATGGCGGTGCGGTACCGGTGCCGCAAGAACTGCTCGGTGAGCCGGCCCAGCCTGTGTCTTCCTACAAGAAGGCCATTGCGCGTGCCGCCGTCGGGCGTATCCGCGAACATGCGCGCATCATCATCGACAGCGGCAGCACCACGGCAGCCATGATCCCCGAACTGGGGCGCCAGCCCGGCCTGGTGGTGATGACCAATTCGCTGAACGTGGCCCGAGCCATTTGCGACCTCGAACACGAGCCTGTGCTGCTGATGACCGGTGGCACCTGGGACCCTCATTCTGAATCATTCCAGGGGCAGGTCGCCGAGCAGGTATTGCGCTCCTACGATTTCGACCAACTGTTCATCGGTGCGGACGGCATCGACCTTGGCCGGGGGACCACCACCTTCAACGAGTTGCTTGGGTTGAGCCGGGTCATGGCCGAAGTCGCCCGTGAAGTGATCGTAATGGTCGAGTCGGACAAGGTGGGGCGCAAGATCCCTAACCTTGAGCTGCCCTGGAGCAGCGTGCACACCCTTATTACAGATGAACGCCTGCCCGCCGCGGCACGCGAACACATTCAAGCCCGCGGCATCAACCTGATCTGCGCCGCGATCAGCCAGGAGAAATAA
- the glmS gene encoding glutamine--fructose-6-phosphate transaminase (isomerizing): MCGIVGAVAERNITAILIEGLKRLEYRGYDSAGLAVLTQAGELERRRRIGKVSELQAAVAADPLVGQLGIAHTRWATHGAPTEGNAHPHFSGDEVAVVHNGIIENHEELREELKGLGYVFSSQTDTEVIVHLIHHTLKSIPDLADALKAAVKRLHGAYGLALISAGQPDRLVAARSGSPLVIGLGLGENFLASDQLALRQVTDRFMYLEEGDIAEIRRDQVTIWDQQGNKVQRETVQYHEGAEAADKGNYRHFMLKEIHEQPSVVQRTLEGRLGKDNVLVQAFGPQAAELFAKVRNVQIVACGTSYHAGMVARYWLESLAGIPCQVEVASEFRYRKVVVQPDTLFVSISQSGETADTLAALRNAKELGFLGSLAICNVGISSLVRESDLTLLTLAGPEIGVASTKAFTTQLVSLMLLTLALGQVRGTLEEGVEAELVEELRRLPTRLGEALAMDATVEKIAELFADKHHTLFLGRGAQYPVAMEGALKLKEISYIHAEAYPAGELKHGPLALVDNDMPVVTVAPNNELLEKLKSNLQEVRARGGELVVFADEHAGMTNGEGTHVIKVPHIADALAPILYTIPLQLLSYYVAVLKGTDVDQPRNLAKSVTVE, encoded by the coding sequence ATGTGTGGAATCGTCGGTGCTGTCGCCGAGCGCAATATCACGGCCATCCTGATCGAGGGTCTCAAGCGTCTTGAGTATCGTGGGTACGACAGCGCCGGCCTGGCCGTTCTGACCCAGGCGGGTGAACTTGAGCGCCGTCGCCGTATCGGCAAGGTGAGCGAGTTGCAAGCTGCTGTCGCCGCTGACCCGCTGGTAGGTCAGCTGGGTATTGCCCACACCCGTTGGGCGACCCACGGTGCGCCGACCGAAGGCAACGCCCACCCGCACTTCTCGGGCGATGAAGTGGCTGTGGTGCACAACGGCATCATCGAAAACCACGAAGAGCTGCGCGAAGAGCTGAAAGGCCTGGGCTACGTCTTCAGTTCGCAGACTGACACCGAGGTCATCGTCCACCTGATCCACCACACCCTGAAGAGCATCCCGGACCTGGCCGATGCCCTGAAAGCCGCGGTGAAACGCCTGCATGGCGCCTATGGCTTGGCACTGATCAGCGCCGGGCAGCCTGACCGCCTGGTAGCTGCACGCAGCGGCAGCCCGCTGGTCATCGGCCTGGGCCTGGGCGAGAACTTCCTGGCCTCCGACCAGCTGGCGCTGCGCCAAGTCACCGACCGCTTCATGTACCTGGAGGAAGGCGATATCGCTGAAATCCGTCGTGACCAGGTCACCATCTGGGACCAGCAAGGCAACAAGGTTCAACGCGAAACCGTGCAGTACCATGAAGGTGCTGAAGCTGCCGACAAAGGCAACTATCGCCACTTCATGCTCAAGGAAATCCACGAGCAGCCAAGTGTGGTCCAGCGCACCCTGGAAGGCCGCCTGGGCAAGGACAACGTGTTGGTACAGGCCTTCGGCCCGCAGGCCGCCGAACTGTTCGCCAAAGTGCGCAACGTGCAGATCGTTGCCTGTGGTACCAGCTACCACGCCGGTATGGTTGCCCGTTACTGGCTGGAAAGCCTGGCTGGCATCCCGTGTCAGGTGGAAGTGGCCAGCGAATTCCGTTACCGCAAGGTCGTGGTGCAGCCGGATACCCTGTTCGTCTCCATCTCGCAGTCGGGCGAAACTGCTGACACCCTGGCCGCGCTGCGTAACGCCAAGGAGCTGGGCTTCCTCGGCAGCCTGGCAATCTGCAACGTGGGCATCAGCTCGCTGGTGCGTGAGTCGGACCTGACTCTGCTGACCTTGGCCGGCCCGGAAATCGGTGTGGCCTCGACCAAAGCCTTCACCACTCAGCTGGTGTCGCTGATGCTGCTGACCCTGGCCCTGGGCCAAGTGCGCGGTACTCTGGAAGAGGGCGTCGAAGCCGAGCTGGTTGAAGAGCTGCGTCGCCTGCCGACCCGCCTGGGTGAAGCCCTGGCCATGGACGCTACTGTCGAGAAAATCGCCGAGCTGTTCGCCGACAAGCACCACACCTTATTCCTCGGCCGGGGTGCACAGTACCCGGTGGCGATGGAAGGTGCGCTCAAGCTCAAGGAAATCTCCTACATCCACGCTGAAGCGTACCCGGCAGGCGAGTTGAAGCACGGCCCGTTGGCATTGGTGGATAACGACATGCCGGTGGTTACCGTTGCCCCGAACAACGAACTGCTGGAAAAGCTGAAGTCCAACCTGCAGGAAGTGCGTGCCCGTGGTGGCGAGTTGGTAGTGTTCGCCGACGAGCACGCTGGCATGACCAATGGTGAAGGCACTCACGTGATCAAGGTGCCGCACATCGCCGATGCGCTGGCGCCGATCCTGTACACCATTCCACTGCAACTGCTGTCGTACTACGTGGCCGTGCTCAAAGGCACCGACGTGGATCAGCCGCGTAACCTGGCCAAGTCGGTGACTGTTGAGTAA
- a CDS encoding F0F1 ATP synthase subunit epsilon — MAMTVHCDIVSAEGEIFSGLVEMVVAHGNLGDLGIAPGHAPLITNLKPGPITLTKQGGAQEVFYISGGFLEVQPNMVKVLADTVQRAADLDEAQAQEALKAAENALNLKGADFDYGAAAARLAEAAAQLRTVQQMRKGK; from the coding sequence ATGGCTATGACAGTCCATTGCGATATCGTCAGCGCGGAAGGAGAAATTTTCTCCGGTCTGGTCGAGATGGTGGTTGCGCACGGTAACCTGGGTGATCTTGGTATCGCTCCAGGCCACGCGCCGCTGATCACCAATCTGAAGCCAGGTCCGATCACGCTGACCAAGCAGGGTGGCGCCCAAGAGGTGTTCTACATCTCTGGTGGCTTCCTCGAGGTTCAGCCGAACATGGTCAAGGTGCTTGCCGATACCGTGCAACGTGCTGCAGACCTGGATGAAGCGCAAGCTCAGGAAGCCCTCAAGGCTGCTGAGAACGCCCTGAATCTGAAAGGCGCGGACTTCGACTACGGTGCCGCCGCCGCACGTCTGGCCGAGGCCGCAGCCCAGCTGCGTACCGTCCAGCAAATGCGCAAAGGCAAGTAA
- a CDS encoding TnsA endonuclease N-terminal domain-containing protein, which translates to MASAPVAPVKAAHRQLMTQSKIDKKIKSGRGSGVRDSYKPWIKVWEIKSKGVSHMIAGVKIFRTHHLLSNAERDYLTVLEHDASIIDIREQYPLLTQAETQAIASSINCRHPVYPGTQIPVVMTTDFLITFLDPSGETRLAARSVKYRKEFEQADLHVRNRIAEKLAIEEKYWSMRGVDWKLVLHENLSKIRLANLRVLRTYANIHPSLPTEKNIGNLLEYIAGSKTDQIPLKALLEKASRDIYIDYMSVKRLFHHLLWIGRLESDITSKIISLSQPLHVWPSHRSAALSPPTEVSHHA; encoded by the coding sequence ATGGCATCTGCGCCCGTAGCTCCGGTCAAGGCTGCCCACCGCCAGCTGATGACCCAATCAAAAATAGATAAAAAAATTAAATCAGGCCGTGGAAGTGGAGTGAGAGATTCCTATAAACCATGGATCAAGGTGTGGGAAATCAAATCAAAGGGTGTCTCCCATATGATTGCGGGAGTTAAGATTTTCCGCACTCATCACCTGCTGTCCAATGCGGAGCGAGATTACCTCACTGTACTTGAGCACGACGCCTCGATCATTGATATCCGAGAGCAGTACCCCCTGCTTACACAGGCTGAGACTCAAGCAATTGCCTCAAGCATAAATTGTCGTCACCCTGTATATCCTGGGACGCAGATACCTGTCGTTATGACGACGGACTTTCTCATCACCTTCTTGGATCCCTCTGGTGAAACGAGGTTAGCTGCTCGCTCAGTAAAATATAGAAAGGAATTTGAGCAGGCTGATCTTCATGTGCGGAATCGAATAGCTGAAAAGCTCGCTATTGAGGAAAAATACTGGTCAATGAGGGGCGTGGACTGGAAGCTGGTCCTGCACGAAAACCTCTCGAAGATTAGATTAGCGAACCTCAGAGTTCTCAGGACTTATGCCAATATCCATCCCTCGTTGCCGACTGAGAAAAATATAGGGAACTTACTTGAATACATCGCGGGGTCAAAGACGGATCAAATACCCTTAAAAGCTCTTTTGGAAAAGGCGTCACGTGATATCTATATTGACTATATGAGCGTGAAGCGGCTCTTCCATCACCTGCTATGGATCGGCCGTTTAGAGTCTGATATTACCTCGAAAATAATAAGCTTGTCGCAGCCGTTGCACGTATGGCCGAGCCATCGGTCAGCGGCTTTGTCTCCGCCAACCGAGGTTTCTCATCATGCTTGA
- the glmU gene encoding bifunctional UDP-N-acetylglucosamine diphosphorylase/glucosamine-1-phosphate N-acetyltransferase GlmU: protein MSLDIVILAAGQGTRMRSALPKVLHPVAGNSMLGHVIHSARQLQPQGIHVVIGHGAELVRERLAADDLNFVMQEKQLGTGHAVAQALPAVTADTVLVLYGDVPLIEVETLQRLLAKANAEQLGLLTVALDDPTGYGRIVRDEQGKVTAIVEHKDANDAQKAIKEGNTGILALPAARLADWMGRLSNNNAQGEYYLTDVIAMAVADGLVVATEQPHDPMEVQGANDRRQLSELERHYQLREGRRLMAQGVTLRDPARFDVRGEVTVGRDVLIDINVILEGKVVIEDDVQIGPNCVIKNTTLRKGAVVKANSHLEGAVMGECSDAGPFARLRPGSVLDAKAHVGNFVELKNAHLGEGAKAGHLTYLGDAEIGARTNIGAGTITCNYDGANKFKTVMGEDVFIGSNNSLVAPVEIKAGATTAAGSTITQTVEAADLAVGRARQRNISGWKRPEKIKKS, encoded by the coding sequence ATGTCACTCGATATCGTTATTCTCGCCGCGGGCCAAGGCACTCGCATGCGCTCGGCGCTGCCCAAGGTGCTGCACCCGGTAGCCGGCAACTCCATGCTTGGCCATGTTATCCACAGTGCGCGCCAACTGCAGCCGCAAGGTATCCACGTGGTCATTGGCCATGGTGCGGAGCTGGTTCGCGAGCGTCTGGCCGCTGACGACTTGAACTTCGTCATGCAGGAAAAACAGTTGGGCACCGGCCATGCGGTAGCTCAGGCTCTGCCAGCCGTGACCGCCGACACCGTGCTGGTACTGTACGGCGATGTACCGTTGATCGAAGTGGAGACCTTGCAGCGTCTGTTGGCCAAGGCCAATGCTGAGCAACTGGGTCTGCTTACCGTCGCGCTCGATGACCCGACCGGCTATGGCCGCATCGTGCGTGACGAGCAGGGTAAGGTGACTGCCATCGTTGAGCACAAGGACGCCAACGACGCGCAGAAAGCGATCAAGGAAGGCAACACCGGTATTCTGGCCCTGCCAGCCGCGCGCCTGGCCGACTGGATGGGCCGCCTGTCGAACAACAACGCCCAGGGCGAGTACTACCTGACCGACGTCATCGCCATGGCAGTGGCTGACGGCCTGGTGGTGGCCACTGAACAGCCACACGACCCGATGGAAGTGCAGGGCGCCAACGATCGTCGTCAGCTGTCCGAGCTTGAGCGTCACTACCAGCTGCGTGAAGGCCGCCGCCTGATGGCCCAGGGTGTGACCCTGCGCGATCCGGCCCGCTTCGACGTACGGGGTGAAGTGACCGTTGGTCGTGATGTGCTGATCGACATCAACGTGATTCTCGAAGGCAAAGTGGTCATCGAGGACGATGTGCAGATCGGCCCTAACTGCGTCATCAAGAACACCACCCTGCGCAAAGGCGCGGTGGTCAAAGCCAACAGCCACCTTGAAGGCGCCGTGATGGGCGAGTGCAGCGATGCCGGCCCGTTCGCCCGCCTGCGCCCGGGCAGCGTGCTGGACGCCAAGGCCCATGTGGGTAACTTTGTCGAACTGAAAAACGCCCACCTGGGTGAAGGCGCCAAGGCAGGTCACCTGACCTACCTGGGCGACGCTGAAATCGGTGCACGCACCAATATCGGCGCTGGCACCATCACCTGCAACTACGATGGCGCCAACAAGTTCAAGACGGTAATGGGCGAGGACGTGTTTATCGGCTCGAACAACTCGCTGGTGGCGCCTGTGGAAATCAAGGCCGGTGCGACCACCGCAGCCGGTTCAACCATCACCCAGACCGTCGAAGCTGCCGACCTGGCTGTAGGCCGTGCGCGCCAGCGCAATATCTCGGGCTGGAAGCGGCCGGAGAAAATCAAGAAGAGCTGA
- a CDS encoding Mu transposase C-terminal domain-containing protein, whose amino-acid sequence MLDFQINSIVSPGEEPSLLKKAVRVLGINNDTVIVIELNMNPGKPWQIDKSVLIDEIDSGRAVLSPEMVPLHLLRSDDEISENEKASRNRNWSLIRSLVEDRSALDILGPGFGKLVATHAIETGVERKQIYRLLYRYWSMGQTPNAFLWNTSACGGRGKKKDRSSGIIPGRPRKYLGVVVNDGGAIPLEQRHLSHIRLAYGRVASGKCGTLKDAHKWMLNKFYRATLPDGSKGNIVRGSYPTTAQLRYHGKLFFDDLYKLKVRGGSIRYNKDHRAIVGSASQGLIGATQRYEIDSTIADVYLVHRVNRLWLIGRPILYVVVDTYTRMIVGIHVGLEGPSWNGARHAIYNACTSKVEFCKRYNVDIEEADWPCSHLPVEIVADRAELLSEAGATLSQSLGLGVQILPPFRPDWKGIIESRFRLINEHLDLKFVPGGVDARKMERGDRDYQLDAILDIDEFTEMVIVGVLAHNKSLRIPHLLNREMIAGGVEATPIAIWNWSKDNSPINSKVVSPAELKIALLPSQQCRISRGGIVFQGVQYTCQTALREEWLERSHNLRTKYVRVFYDPNSIENCWIKSEAGFEALTIVPQQRQKYGGLRMEEVLDMIHVLNQVSPDARYDSDNTAALVRGRQEEIFDRAKSKRVAQGDPKSNADFKRDKRAKRATEAQTERDSHTADLNQLRVVDNIPPVAENSKLVTGRPSSARSAAFLKLVVSEGSEAET is encoded by the coding sequence ATGCTTGATTTTCAAATTAACAGCATTGTTTCTCCCGGCGAAGAACCGAGCTTACTAAAAAAGGCAGTTAGGGTCTTAGGCATAAATAATGATACTGTTATCGTGATTGAGCTGAATATGAATCCAGGCAAGCCGTGGCAGATTGATAAGTCAGTTTTAATTGACGAAATTGATTCAGGGCGCGCGGTCTTAAGTCCAGAAATGGTTCCTTTACATCTGCTCAGAAGCGACGATGAAATTAGTGAAAATGAAAAGGCGAGCCGAAATCGAAATTGGAGTCTTATAAGAAGTTTAGTAGAAGATCGCTCTGCCTTGGATATTCTTGGTCCTGGTTTTGGGAAGCTTGTTGCGACGCATGCCATAGAGACAGGGGTAGAGCGTAAGCAGATATACCGGCTTCTATACCGCTATTGGAGTATGGGTCAGACACCTAACGCGTTTCTTTGGAACACAAGCGCTTGCGGCGGACGTGGGAAGAAAAAGGATCGGTCCTCAGGTATTATCCCCGGTCGGCCGCGTAAGTATCTTGGTGTCGTTGTCAATGATGGTGGTGCCATCCCGCTCGAACAGCGCCATCTCTCTCATATCCGTTTGGCTTACGGGCGAGTCGCTAGCGGCAAGTGTGGCACCCTGAAAGATGCACATAAGTGGATGTTAAACAAATTTTATAGAGCGACTCTCCCTGACGGATCGAAAGGAAATATTGTACGCGGCAGTTACCCGACTACTGCACAGCTTAGATATCACGGTAAATTATTTTTCGATGACCTGTATAAGCTCAAGGTGCGTGGCGGTTCTATCAGGTACAACAAAGACCATCGGGCTATCGTTGGCTCAGCATCCCAAGGCCTGATAGGCGCGACGCAGCGATATGAGATAGATTCCACCATCGCTGATGTCTATTTAGTGCATCGCGTTAATAGGCTGTGGCTCATTGGGCGTCCGATACTTTATGTAGTCGTCGATACCTACACCAGAATGATTGTAGGAATTCACGTGGGCCTTGAGGGGCCCAGCTGGAATGGGGCTAGACACGCGATATACAACGCTTGCACCTCAAAGGTTGAGTTTTGCAAACGATACAACGTAGACATTGAGGAAGCTGACTGGCCATGCTCGCATTTGCCAGTCGAAATTGTGGCTGACCGGGCTGAACTTCTAAGCGAGGCGGGGGCAACGCTCTCCCAAAGCTTGGGGCTTGGGGTGCAAATTTTGCCTCCTTTCAGGCCTGATTGGAAAGGGATCATCGAAAGCCGTTTCCGTCTGATCAATGAACACCTCGACTTGAAGTTCGTTCCAGGCGGAGTGGATGCTCGTAAAATGGAGCGCGGCGATAGGGACTACCAACTCGATGCCATTTTGGATATCGACGAGTTCACCGAAATGGTTATTGTAGGAGTCTTGGCTCACAATAAGAGCCTGCGGATACCACACCTTTTAAATCGCGAGATGATTGCCGGCGGAGTGGAAGCAACGCCTATAGCGATTTGGAATTGGTCGAAGGATAATAGCCCTATAAATTCAAAAGTAGTATCGCCGGCTGAGTTGAAAATCGCTCTATTGCCCTCTCAGCAGTGTCGTATAAGTCGAGGCGGTATTGTTTTCCAAGGCGTACAGTATACATGTCAAACAGCGTTACGCGAGGAGTGGTTGGAGCGCTCGCACAACCTGCGGACGAAATATGTTCGAGTATTCTATGATCCTAACTCTATTGAAAATTGTTGGATCAAGTCAGAAGCAGGTTTTGAGGCTTTAACTATTGTACCGCAGCAACGGCAGAAATATGGTGGACTCCGTATGGAGGAGGTTCTTGATATGATCCATGTCCTGAACCAAGTTTCGCCGGATGCCCGTTATGACAGTGATAATACTGCGGCGCTGGTAAGGGGGCGGCAAGAGGAAATCTTTGACCGGGCCAAATCCAAACGTGTCGCTCAGGGTGACCCGAAATCGAATGCAGATTTCAAGCGGGACAAACGTGCCAAGCGTGCTACCGAAGCTCAGACCGAGCGCGATTCCCATACCGCTGATCTGAATCAGCTACGCGTTGTGGATAACATACCTCCTGTGGCAGAAAATTCTAAGCTAGTCACCGGCAGGCCCAGTTCCGCGAGAAGCGCGGCGTTTCTGAAACTAGTCGTCAGCGAGGGAAGCGAGGCTGAGACATGA